In one Bufo gargarizans isolate SCDJY-AF-19 chromosome 11, ASM1485885v1, whole genome shotgun sequence genomic region, the following are encoded:
- the XRCC3 gene encoding DNA repair protein XRCC3 — MDWEHLDLNPQVTAALNKANIKSVADILTYSAVDLQRITHLSIPDVQHVQKAAAVTLQKDKKVITALQLYRDKDGFPTQHQKLSLGCSILNHFLRGGVPIVGITELAGESSAGKTQIALQLCLSVQYPAEYGGLGAGAVYICTEDAFPSKRLQQLIKSQHKLRSDVPLDITRSIRFGDRIYIEHAADIDMLTDCITKKLPILLRRGQIRLIVIDSIAALFRCEFAAKDAALKAKHLQSLGAKLHHLSTSFSTPVFCINQVTDTMKEADSVPSHLGLQAKKVQPALGISWSNQLLIRLMVSRTQMMAPPPHTGGVLRTMEVIFAPHIPPSTCYYTVDLEGVKGIDTP, encoded by the exons ATGGACTGGGAGCACTTGGATTTGAATCCTCAAGTCACTGCCGCCCTTAATAAGG CAAACATCAAATCTGTGGCAGACATCTTAACTTACTCCGCGGTGGATCTGCAGAGAATTACCCATCTGTCCATCCCCGATGTCCAGCACGTACAGAAAGCAGCCGCTGTTACTTTGCAAAAGGATAAAAAAGTGATTACAG CGTTGCAGTTATACAGGGACAAGGACGGATTCCCAACCCAGCACCAGAAGCTGAGCCTCGGCTGCAGCATCTTGAATCATTTCCTGCGAGGGGGGGTCCCCATAGTGGGCATTACAGAACTGGCCGGGGAAAGCTCCGCAGGGAAAACCCAGATAGCTTTGCAGCTGTGCCTGTCTGTGCAGTACCCCGCAGAGTATGGAGGTCTTGGAGCAG GGGCTGTGTACATCTGCACAGAAGACGCCTTTCCAAGCAAGCGACTGCAGCAGTTAATTAAATCCCAGCACAAACTGAGATCGGACGTCCCGCTCGACATCACTCGCAGCATCCGATTTGGAGATAGAATTTATATCGAGCACGCAGCTGATATA GACATGCTCACTGACTGCATTACTAAGAAACTTCCCATCCTCCTCCGCCGCGGTCAGATTCGCCTGATAGTCATTGACTCTATTGCGGCTTTGTTTCGCTGCGAATTTGCCGCCAAGGACGCTGCCCTAAAAGCAAAGCATCTGCAGTCCCTCGGGGCCAAACTCCACCATCTCAGCACCAGCTTCTCAACGCCTGTATTCTGCATCAATCAG GTCACGGACACCATGAAGGAGGCAGACTCAGTCCCGAGTCACTTGGG GTTACAAGCTAAAAAGGTGCAGCCAGCTCTGGGAATCTCCTGGTCCAACCAGCTACTGATCAGGCTTATGGTCTCTCGGACACAGATGATGGCGCCTCCACCGCACACCGGCGGTGTTTTACGGACTATGGAAGTCATTTTTGCACCTCATAT